A segment of the Leptospiraceae bacterium genome:
AATTCGTAGTTCTTCTGGAGTCAGGTTCTCTTCTATAAAAGAATATAATTTGACGGAGTTCAGATTTTCGAATTGGAGATTTTTTTCTAATAAGTGTTCTAATGACTTTTCTTTTTTAAGTTCCTTTTTGAGTTTTTTTTCTATTTCTTGGAGCTGAATTTCGAATTGAATGATACGTTTTTCCAATTGGATGGAAGAATAGGGATTTGAACTCATATATTCGGTTATCTCTTCCATCGTTTCCGGTAAATTCCAGGAAAGTTGATTGGGCATTTTTTGGTTTTTGTCTTCCCATTCTTTTTTTAGTTTTTGTATTTTTTCGTAGAAATATTGTAGGGCTTTTTGGTTTGCAACGGCTTCTATCCTTCGATTGCCAGCACCAGGGCTACTTTCTTTGATGATATGAAAGTATCGTATTTCATTTGTGTTTTGAACATGGCAACCTCCACAGAACTCCATCGAATATTTACCGTTTTCTCCCATTTCGATGATCCTCACGATTTCTCCATATTTTTCACCAAAGAAAGCAAGAGCTCCTGTTTTTTTGGCTTCTTCTAAGGGTAGATGTTTGATTTTTACGTCCGCTTTGGCAAGGATGGCATCAATCACTCGCCGTTCTACTTCTTCTAACTGTTGTTCTGTTAACCTTTTGTTATAAGAAAAATCAAAACGTAAATATTCATCCGATACCAGAGAACCCGTTTGAAAAACAGAATCTCCTAAAACATCCCTCAAGGCTTTATGCAACAAGTGGGTAGCACTATGATGATAAGTTGTGAATTTTCTTTTCTCTTCATCAATGATCAAATCTACTTCATCACCTACTTGGAATTTTCCCTTTTCTACGTGTCCAATGTGTAAGATAAGATTTCCCTTCTTTTTGGTATCAATCACTCGGAAAAGACTTTGTCTTTTTTTTATTATCCCTGTGTCTCCGATTTGTCCACCACCTTCGGGATAGAAATTGGTCCTATCTGTTATAATGATGGCGATGTCTTTTTTATCTAGTTTTGTTATGGATTGATTATTATAAATGATGGCGAGGATTTTGCTCTTTTCTCGATATTTAAAGTAACCTGTGAACTCCGTTTGTTCATTGATGAGGGGGAAATTATGAGGAAATTGAAAGTCTTTCCATTGTTGTGTTTGTTTTGATAGTTGTTTTTGTTCCTCCATTTTTTGGTTAAAAGTTTCGATGTCTAAACTTAGTCCTTCTTTCTCAGCTAATTCACGAGTGATTTCCACAGGAAAACCAAAAGTGTCATAAAGAATAAATGCCTTTTCTCCATCAAAAACTTGTTTTTGTTCTTTTTTGTGTTCTTCTAAGAATTCTTCCCACTTTTTCATTCCTTTGTTCAAGGTTTCTAAAAAGCGTTGTTCTTCTTCATATAGTACATCTTGAACCTTTTTTCTGTGTTCTTCGAGCTCTGGGTAAAAAGAAGCATAAATTTCTACGACCTTAGGTTGGATTTTATAAAGAATTGCTTCTGTGATCCCCAGTTGGTATGCAAATAACAGAGCTCTTCGGATTATTCGACGAATGACGTAACCTCTTCCTGTATTTTCTGGGAAAATCCCATCACTCATGGCAAAAGTAACAGAACGAACATGATCCGTTAAAACTCTCAAAGCAGATTGAGTTTGAAAAGAAAAATCCAGCTTTCGTTTGAGGATAGTTTCTATTTGTTTTTGGATTTCTTCTTTTAATGAGAGTAGTTCATCGGTTTCATAAACACTATCAGTGCCGTTGAGCAAAGCAACAATACGTTCTAGCCCAGCTCCCGTATCAATTCCCTTTTGGGGTAAAGGATGAAGATTTCCCTCTGTATCTTGAAAGTATTCATTGAAAACTAAATTCCAGTATTCAAAGAAACGATCGCAATCATTACCAGGTTTACACGTGGCAGGATTTCCACATCCTGTTTCTGTATGACAAATATGCTCACCTCGATCAAAATAGAGTTCTGTGCAAGGACCACAAGGACCCGAATCCCCTGCAGGACCCCACCAATTCTGCTCTTTCCCCAAACGAACGATTTTGTGTTCTGGAATTCCTATGTGTTTATTCCAAATTTCGTAAGCTTCTTGATCTTCATGATAAACAGATACATGGATTTTTTCGGGATCAATTTCTAAAACTTTGATGGAGAATTCATACGCCCACTCAATGGCTTCTTTTTTGAAGTAATCTCCAAAGCTAAAATTCCCCAGCATTTCGAAAAAAGTGCAGTGTCTTGCGGTTTTTCCTACACTTTCTAAGTCTGTTGTTCTCAAGCATTTTTGAATTGTGGCTATTCGTGGGTGTGGTGGTTTTTTCGTTCCATTGAAATACTCTTTGAAGGGAACCATCCCAGCGGAAGTAAATAAAAGCGTAGGATCTTCTGCAGGTAATAAACTCGAAGAAGGAAGATGTAAATGATCTTTAGAAACAAAAAAATCAACCCAAGCTTTTCGAAGTTCTTTACAGGTAAATTTTTTCATATTTCACCTTTCATTTTTTATTTAAAATTAAAAAATCTTATGGGAATTGAAATCGAAAAAAATTTTTTTCTAATGCTTGGCAAAATTTACAGAAAATTTTTTCATGTCAAATGGAAAAGACTTCTACAGAAGATTGAATTTGACCTTTTAAAGTAAATTTTTATCTCGTCGATATGGTATTAATTCAATCTCTTCCAAAGATACCCAAAGAAATGCTAAAGAATCTCTTAGCTCAGAAAATAGAATTTCGCATAACAGGAGAAGAATTTCTTTCAAAAAGAGGTATTATTATCAGTAATCATTTGGATATTTTTGATTTATTAATTCCGTTAGTTTATTTAAAACAACCTCTTTATCTTTTGTATGACGAAAAGGCTCTTGATGGAAATTTGGTTTCTTTTGTTCAGAGATTCTCTTATTTTTATTTTTTTTCATGGATGTCAGAAGATAAGATAGAAAAGACTTTGCTTGAGCTTACTCAGAACTCTCATTTATTTGTTTTTCCTGAAAGAATGCCTACTAAAACTGGAGTAATCCAGCCCTTTGATCTTTTTGTGTTTAGCATATTACTTAGAGTTTGTCGAAAAAATGAATTGGTTTTGATACCAAGTGGGATTGATGGAACTTTTCGTTTAAGTGAACTTTCATCGCTTTGGGAACTTCTTTTTCATTTTCGTAAAATCAGGATTGATTATCATGTGGGTCAGCCTATTTCTGTGTTGGAATCAGAATCCGATGAGGCATGGCTTAAACAGGAAGTCGAAAAGCAAGTTTATTCTTTGAGTCAACACCCGGAAAGAAGAAAAAAGGGTAGAATATTGATTAAAACATCGGCTCGAGAATTATGATTTGATTTGTTCTCTTCTCAAGATATCATAGCCAGAAATCCTCAGCTCTTCTGTGAAAAATTGAATTTCTCCGAAAGAATAATTATAATGTTCAAGAATTTTTCGAAAGATTTGAATGGAAGTTTCGAATTCCTCAGGGATAACTTCATCAGCCCCTATTTCGAACAACTTTGGAACCTCAAGCACATACCGAGTTCTTGCAATGATATAGATATTGGGATTTAGTTTCTTTGCGATGGAGATAATTCTTTTCGTGCTTTGAAAGTCATTGATCACAATTACCAAGAGTTTTGCTTTTTCTATTTGGACGTGTTTCAGTAGAGCTTCGTTGGTAGCATCACCATAAAAAATAGGTTCTCCTGATTTTTTCTCATTTTGGACTGTTTTGATATTCATCTCAAGTATTACATAGGGAATGTCCATGATTTGAGCCGCTTTAGCAACATTTCTTCCGTTAATACCAAACCCTACTATTATGATATGATCTTTGATGTCGAGATGTGATGAATGTTCTTTTGCTTCAGTACTCGAGGTTTTGAAAAATTTGCTCAAAAAGTTTCTGTTTTTTTCCGTGTTGAGTTTATTTATAAAGTTTACAAACTTATCTGATAAGTTTTGAGACTTCAAGATCAAAAAAGGTGTTAGTAGCATTGTGAAAATTGATGAAACCAAAAAGGCTTGATAGGTATAATGATCGATGATTTCTAAATTGAGGGCATTTTTTAGCACAATAAACGAAAATTCACCGACTTGAAAGAGAGATAGACTACTGATAAATGCGATACGTAAGTTTCGATAAAAAAAAAGAATAATAAAGAAAATCACAACTGATTTGATCAAAAAAATAAAGACCAAAAGAAACAAAACGAAGAGTAAATTCTTCAAAGAAAACAAAAAGTAAATGTCAATCAGCATTCCAATCGAAGTAAAGAAAATACTCGTAAAAATAATCTTAAAAGGAATCACATTACTCATGGATTCGAAGCTAAAAGGAGTTTCGGAAATCAAAAGTCCTGCTAAAAATGCCCCAAAAGCCAATGAAAGCCCAACTTTATAGGTCAAAAACGCAATCAGAAAACACAACGTAATGATACTCAAAACAAAAATGTCTCGATTTCGTAGTTGAACAATTTTAACTAAAACAAAGGGAATGATGTATTTGTATAGAAGAAAGAATATCAACAAAAATAAGATCATCTTCAAAACAAACAACAAAAAACCTGTATGAAAAATCCCAATGTTGGAATAATCAAGTTGGGAGATTTCCTTCAAGAAAGGCAAAAACAACAAATAAATGATTGCAATCAAATCCTGAAAAATCAAGATGGAAATGGAGACTTTTCCATAAGGTGTGTGGATTTCGTTTTGGTCCTGAAAAATCTTTAAAACAATTGCAGTGCTACTCAAACTGATGACCATTCCCAGAACGATACTTGTAATCAGAGGCAAAAATTGAAGAACCAAAAGCGAAATCAAAAAGGTCAAACTCACTTGCAGAAAACCAATCACAACCACATCTCTTTTGTTCTTCTGTAGCTCTTTGAACGAAAACTCTAATCCAATAGTAAATAACAAAAGAATAAGTCCAATTTCCGAAATGATTTCTATGTCTTCTGAGTTTTGTATAAATTTAAAGCCATAGGGTCCTAATAAAAAACCCGTAAAGATTAAGCCCAATATCTCTGGTAATCTCAATAAAGAAAAGATCCAAAGAACAAAGATGTTCACAAAAAGAATCATCAGGATTTCCTGAAATATTGCCATAACAAAAGACAAGATAATCTTTAAGAAAAATTCGTAAAGATAGAATTGATTTTGAAATTCATTGACAAAAAACAATCAATATACATCCTAATCAAATTATGAAATTCCATCGTTTACTTTTGATGACCATTGTTTTCGTGGTTTTCAACCATTGTGGTTATAACGAAATCCAGATGCAGGACGAGGCGGTAAAAGCTGCCTGGGCAGAAGTTTTGAACCAATACAAACGAAGAGCTGATTTGATTCCTCAGTTGGTAAAAGTTGTAGAAGCCTTCGCAATTCAAGAAAAAGAAGTTTTGGTTCAAGTTACTGAAGCTCGTGCCAAAGTGGGAACTATACAAGCCACACCTGAGTTAATCAACAATCCTGAGGCTTTTCGAAGATTTCAACAAGCACAAGGAGAGTTATCCAACGCCCTAAGTAGATTAATGGTAGTTGTAGAGCAGTATCCTCAACTCAAATCCGATGCGAACTTCCGGGATTTACAAGCTCAGATTGAAGGAACAGAAAATCGGATAGCTGTTGCCCGCAAACGATATATCGACTCCGTCCAAGAATATAATACCACCATCAGAATTTTTCCGAATGTGATTACAGCAAAGATTTTTGGTTATACAGAAAAACCCCAATTCGAAGTAGAAAACCTACAGGACATTTCAAAACCCCCAGAAATCCAAATCAATACAAATAAAAAATGAAAAAAATTTATAAATTATATTTATCAATTTTACTTATAATCTGGAACTTCTTTTCGATTTCTTTTCTATCAGCTCAAGGTAATCAAGATTTTGTTCCCATACCGCCCTTGACTGGAAGAGTTGTCGATTTGACCAATACTTTGACAGAAACACAAATCAATCAACTCACAAACAAACTCGAACAGATAGAGCAAACCACCAAAGCACAGGTAGTTGTGGTTTTGCTTCCTACTACAGGAATCGAAACCATTGAAGAATATTCGATCCGATTAGCCGAAGAATGGAAAATTGGAAGAAAAGGTTATGATGATGGCTTGATTCTTTTGGTTGCAAAAGAAGATCGAAAGATTCGCCTCGAGGTGGGTTATGGCTTAGAAGGAATCATTCCTGATGCGATAGCTAAAAGAATCCTTTCCGAAGTTATCATCCCTGAATTTCGAAAAGGAAACTTCTACGAAGGGATTGACAAAGGAATTGATGTTATCAGGCAAAGATTACAAAGTGAAGAACAAAATGTAGATTTTAATAGGTCGGATCAAGATGCTACACAAGAAGATACTGGCAAGTATTTTACGATAGTAATCATTCCCATGTTTGTTGCCTTTTTTCTGAGGTATCTTTTGGGCTTTTTGAGGTCCTTTTTGGTCACTGCCTTTGGAACCACGATTCTTTCTTTGTTTCTTTTTGGGTTTTCTTGGGAGATTTTATTTTTGATTTTTTTGTTCTCTTTTTTGGGATCTTTAGGAGTTTTTTCTAAGGGAAGAACTTCAGTAGGATTTTCTCGAGGTGGTTTTAGTTATGGGGGTGGATTTTCTGGAGGTGGTGGAGGTTTTGGTGGAGGTGGTGCAAGCGGTAGTTGGTAGGATATTGATCTTTTTGTGGGTACTTTTCGTTTTCCTTTCGTGTGATAGAAGAAAGACCATCGAAGACTATCTACCCAATCTTTTGGAATGTTATGTTTTTGGAACTTGTTCTACGGGTTCTCGCTACGGAATGATTGGAGATAGCTGGACCGATGCCTTTTTAGGGATTGAAGTAGAACAGGATTTATTCGATCAACTTACAAAGAGATATCGATATAAAATTGTTGCATCAAACGTTGGGGGATTGTCTTTGAAAGAGGAATTGGAATGGAGAAGAGGATTCATTTCTGTCATAAAAAATGCTGGACCCGAATTAGAATACATGCTCCTAAGCATAGGTGGTAATGACATTATTTTTCCTATTTCAGAGTTTCAAACTCATGGCGTAGAAAACACCATCAAGAAGCGTTTGGATCAATTCGAAGAGGACCTAAAAACCCTGATGGTTTTGGGGAATCAACTCAAGTTTACTTTGTACCAGGGAAAACCCTTAAAATGGATCATACATGGCTATGATTTTCCTAATCCTGAAATTGAAGAATCGTGTATACTAAATGCAGTCGAAAAAGGGATGCCAAAAGAAGAAGCTATAAATTTAATCAGTAGAATTTTAAATGAGTTCAATCAACGATTGGAAGTTTTATCAAAAACAACTTTGAATTTATATTATATTGACTTGAGAGGAACCTTAGGAGGACCTCCCATTTCCAAAAAAGAATTCATGTTGGATTGTTTGCATCCGAATACACTTGGCTTTCAACTCTTGACTGATCGATATGTTCAACAATTACAATTTATTGAGAAAAATTTATAAACAACCTTTTTCTTTTTCAATGTTCATGTTTTTATTTCTAATCCCACATCACGTTGATTCTCAGGATTTTGTGAATTTATGGAATGAGGAGTTGTCAGCTCACAAAAGGGTAGGGGTTCTGTATCAATACCAAGAAAATAAAAACAAACCCAAAAAAGGAAAAGAGCAAAACTTGACTCTTTTTGCCGAATATCGCTTTGGATTTTATGGTTTTTTTGTTGCTTTCCCTTACACGGTAAAATGGACTCCAAACTCCCAAACAAGAGGGTATGTTGATCATATCCGACTTCAGAATAAGCTACATTTTGATTTTAAAAATTTTTCATTATTGGGAGGATTACTCATTGATTTTCCCAGAAATCACGGAATGGCTGGGGACGTTCCCAAAGATATCGGCTACATAGAGCCCTATGTGGGGTTTGACTACCGGTGGTCGAAAGTCAGACTCAAGCTATCTTTGCATTGGAACACCCAAACCAATACGGAATTCAAAGAAAAAAGAAATCAAGAGTTTGAACGCACATGGAAGTTCCAACTTTCCGTAGGATATTCTATTCAGAAATATTGGATAGGATTGGAAAGTCAATATCAGAAACTTTATGATCCTAAACCTTTTGAAAAAGAGCTCTACTTTGTGGGATTGGGGCTAAGTAGGTTCTTTGAGAACCATCGTTTATCGTTGGTTTATGTTCTTCCATCGAAGCAATATGCATATCAAAGTATATGGAAGCTCCAATGGGAATTTTGGTTGTAGAGTAAAATGAATTGATGAGGTTAAATCATCATCAAAAAATACTCAAACAATTTAAGAAGAGAAAATTCAAGTTTCTTAATTATTGACTCATAGAAAAGAAGCATGGTTTTGGTATAAATTATTTGTTTTGGGAACTTAAGGAGATATTCATGAAAACCACAATTTATGGTTATCCAAAAATTGGAAGATACAGAGAATTAAAAACTGCGTTGGAGTCCTACTGGGGCGGAGAAATCACAAAAGAAGAAATGTTATCAAGAGCTAATGAAGTCAATCAACAAAGAATGAAAAAATATATCAGCCATCAGATCGATCTGATTCCTTCTGGGGATTTTTCTTTGTATGATTTTGTCTTGGATGTTTCTACGATGTTGGATTTAATTCCTGAGAGGTTTCGGGATGTGGAAGACAGCCTTGATCAATATTTTGCCATGGCAAGAGGGAATCAAAAAGCCATTGCCTGTGAAATGACAAAATGGTTTGATACGAATTATCATTATATTGTTCCGGAACTTTCAGATCAAGTTTCATTAAAGAAAAATCATCCTTTGGAGAGTTATCGTCATGCACTCAAAGAATTTTCCCTTCAAACAAAGCCAGTATTGGTGGGACCTTTTACTTTTACTTATTTGTCGAAAATCTTTAAAAATGTGAATGGTTCGGTTGCTTCAGAAAAGGCTTTCGAAAGTGAAAAATTCGAATATTATTTGAACCTTGTAGTTGAGGGTTATATTCAAGCTCTTAAAGAATTAGAGAAAGAAAAATGTGAATACGTCCAACTTGATGAGCCTGCTTTGGTGATGGATTTGTCTGACAACCACAAAAAGCTAGTTTTGTCCATTTATGATAAAATAGCAAAATCCTTATCTTCTCTTAAGATCCTTATTCAAACATATTATGAAAGTATAACTGACTATAAAGAACTCGTTTTTCGACTTCCGGTTTATGGGGTAGGTTTGGATTTTGTTTTGGGTCAAGAGAATTGGGGGTTTATAGAAAATTTTGGATTTCCTTCAGACAAGGTTTTGGTTGCAGGTCTGATTTCCGGAAGAGACATTTGGAAAACAGATTTCGAAGAAATCATGAGTCATTTCAAAACAATAGAAAAAAAAGTATCACTGGATCGAGTCATTCTTTCGAACTCATCGCCGCTATTTCACGTGCCGGTAACAATCGAAGATGAAAAAGGACACCTCCCCGAAGATTTGTTAACTGTTTTGTCTTTTGCAGATGAAAAATTAACAGAGCTTAATATGTTGAAAAATATCATTGAAGGAAAAGAAAAAATTCCCAAAAGTCCATTAAAAGAATTTTTCTCAAAATATGAAAATCAAGAAGTAAGAAAGAAAATCCAAGAGATAAAAAGCATGCACATTGAAAGAAAAACTCCCTTCAAAGAAAGATACGAAAAACAAAATTCCTTATTGAATCTTTCTCATTTCCCAACAACTACAATTGGAAGTTTCCCTCAAACAAAAGAATTAAGAAAGGTCAGAGCTGATTACAAAGCAAAGAAGATATCCCAGAGTGAATACGATGACTACATTAAAAAACAAATCGAAAATGTCATCAAGGTTCAGGAAGAGTTGGGATTAGATATTTTAGTGCATGGGGAGTTTGAACGTTCCGATATGGTAGAATTTTTTGGAGAAAAACTGAAAGGCTTTGCTTTTACCAAAAATGGATGGGTGCAATCCTATGGTTCAAGGTGTGTGAGACCTCCGATTATTTATGGTGATGTTTCTCGTCCTGAACCCATGACTTTGAAAGAAATCGTATATGCCCAAAGTTTAACTAAAAAACCCGTAAAAGGAATGTTAACTGGTGCAGTTACAATCTTAAACTGGTCCTTTTATCGAAAAGATTTACCCAAAGAAGAGATTGCCTATCAAATTGCCTTGGCATTGAATGAGGAAGTTTTGGATTTACAAAAAGCAGGTATCAAAATCATTCAAATTGATGAACCTGCTTTTCGGGAAGGTCTGCCATTAAAGAAATCCAAACAACCCCATTATTTGGATTGGGCGGTGAAGGCTTTTCGTTTATCCCATTTTGGTGTAGAAGATACTACCCAAATCCATACCCATATGTGCTATTCTGAATTTGACGAAATCATCGAATATATCTACAAAATGGATGCAGACGTAATATCAATCGAAGCATCTCGTAGCAAAGGAGACATTGTATCTGCGTTTGAGAATTTCCGTTATGACAAAGGGATTGGTCTTGGAGTTTATGATATCCATTCTCCACGTGTACCAACCAAAGAAGAAATGCAGGAGATTGTTTCAAGAGGATTGAAAGTGATCGACAAAGGTCTGTTCTGGATTAACCCTGATTGTGGATTAA
Coding sequences within it:
- the alaS gene encoding alanine--tRNA ligase, producing the protein MKKFTCKELRKAWVDFFVSKDHLHLPSSSLLPAEDPTLLFTSAGMVPFKEYFNGTKKPPHPRIATIQKCLRTTDLESVGKTARHCTFFEMLGNFSFGDYFKKEAIEWAYEFSIKVLEIDPEKIHVSVYHEDQEAYEIWNKHIGIPEHKIVRLGKEQNWWGPAGDSGPCGPCTELYFDRGEHICHTETGCGNPATCKPGNDCDRFFEYWNLVFNEYFQDTEGNLHPLPQKGIDTGAGLERIVALLNGTDSVYETDELLSLKEEIQKQIETILKRKLDFSFQTQSALRVLTDHVRSVTFAMSDGIFPENTGRGYVIRRIIRRALLFAYQLGITEAILYKIQPKVVEIYASFYPELEEHRKKVQDVLYEEEQRFLETLNKGMKKWEEFLEEHKKEQKQVFDGEKAFILYDTFGFPVEITRELAEKEGLSLDIETFNQKMEEQKQLSKQTQQWKDFQFPHNFPLINEQTEFTGYFKYREKSKILAIIYNNQSITKLDKKDIAIIITDRTNFYPEGGGQIGDTGIIKKRQSLFRVIDTKKKGNLILHIGHVEKGKFQVGDEVDLIIDEEKRKFTTYHHSATHLLHKALRDVLGDSVFQTGSLVSDEYLRFDFSYNKRLTEQQLEEVERRVIDAILAKADVKIKHLPLEEAKKTGALAFFGEKYGEIVRIIEMGENGKYSMEFCGGCHVQNTNEIRYFHIIKESSPGAGNRRIEAVANQKALQYFYEKIQKLKKEWEDKNQKMPNQLSWNLPETMEEITEYMSSNPYSSIQLEKRIIQFEIQLQEIEKKLKKELKKEKSLEHLLEKNLQFENLNSVKLYSFIEENLTPEELRILGDKIKEKEPYALILAASVQKEKASLMFTCTKKLIELGIDCSELLSQSVKAFSGKGGGKKDLAQGGVEKNYVNEVISFAKKLAREKILK
- a CDS encoding LemA family protein; protein product: MKFHRLLLMTIVFVVFNHCGYNEIQMQDEAVKAAWAEVLNQYKRRADLIPQLVKVVEAFAIQEKEVLVQVTEARAKVGTIQATPELINNPEAFRRFQQAQGELSNALSRLMVVVEQYPQLKSDANFRDLQAQIEGTENRIAVARKRYIDSVQEYNTTIRIFPNVITAKIFGYTEKPQFEVENLQDISKPPEIQINTNKK
- the metE gene encoding 5-methyltetrahydropteroyltriglutamate--homocysteine S-methyltransferase translates to MKTTIYGYPKIGRYRELKTALESYWGGEITKEEMLSRANEVNQQRMKKYISHQIDLIPSGDFSLYDFVLDVSTMLDLIPERFRDVEDSLDQYFAMARGNQKAIACEMTKWFDTNYHYIVPELSDQVSLKKNHPLESYRHALKEFSLQTKPVLVGPFTFTYLSKIFKNVNGSVASEKAFESEKFEYYLNLVVEGYIQALKELEKEKCEYVQLDEPALVMDLSDNHKKLVLSIYDKIAKSLSSLKILIQTYYESITDYKELVFRLPVYGVGLDFVLGQENWGFIENFGFPSDKVLVAGLISGRDIWKTDFEEIMSHFKTIEKKVSLDRVILSNSSPLFHVPVTIEDEKGHLPEDLLTVLSFADEKLTELNMLKNIIEGKEKIPKSPLKEFFSKYENQEVRKKIQEIKSMHIERKTPFKERYEKQNSLLNLSHFPTTTIGSFPQTKELRKVRADYKAKKISQSEYDDYIKKQIENVIKVQEELGLDILVHGEFERSDMVEFFGEKLKGFAFTKNGWVQSYGSRCVRPPIIYGDVSRPEPMTLKEIVYAQSLTKKPVKGMLTGAVTILNWSFYRKDLPKEEIAYQIALALNEEVLDLQKAGIKIIQIDEPAFREGLPLKKSKQPHYLDWAVKAFRLSHFGVEDTTQIHTHMCYSEFDEIIEYIYKMDADVISIEASRSKGDIVSAFENFRYDKGIGLGVYDIHSPRVPTKEEMQEIVSRGLKVIDKGLFWINPDCGLKTRKWDEVIPSLRNMVEVAKTLREKV
- a CDS encoding YgcG family protein produces the protein MKKIYKLYLSILLIIWNFFSISFLSAQGNQDFVPIPPLTGRVVDLTNTLTETQINQLTNKLEQIEQTTKAQVVVVLLPTTGIETIEEYSIRLAEEWKIGRKGYDDGLILLVAKEDRKIRLEVGYGLEGIIPDAIAKRILSEVIIPEFRKGNFYEGIDKGIDVIRQRLQSEEQNVDFNRSDQDATQEDTGKYFTIVIIPMFVAFFLRYLLGFLRSFLVTAFGTTILSLFLFGFSWEILFLIFLFSFLGSLGVFSKGRTSVGFSRGGFSYGGGFSGGGGGFGGGGASGSW
- a CDS encoding SGNH/GDSL hydrolase family protein; this encodes MGVDFLEVVEVLVEVVQAVVGRILIFLWVLFVFLSCDRRKTIEDYLPNLLECYVFGTCSTGSRYGMIGDSWTDAFLGIEVEQDLFDQLTKRYRYKIVASNVGGLSLKEELEWRRGFISVIKNAGPELEYMLLSIGGNDIIFPISEFQTHGVENTIKKRLDQFEEDLKTLMVLGNQLKFTLYQGKPLKWIIHGYDFPNPEIEESCILNAVEKGMPKEEAINLISRILNEFNQRLEVLSKTTLNLYYIDLRGTLGGPPISKKEFMLDCLHPNTLGFQLLTDRYVQQLQFIEKNL
- a CDS encoding cation:proton antiporter; amino-acid sequence: MAIFQEILMILFVNIFVLWIFSLLRLPEILGLIFTGFLLGPYGFKFIQNSEDIEIISEIGLILLLFTIGLEFSFKELQKNKRDVVVIGFLQVSLTFLISLLVLQFLPLITSIVLGMVISLSSTAIVLKIFQDQNEIHTPYGKVSISILIFQDLIAIIYLLFLPFLKEISQLDYSNIGIFHTGFLLFVLKMILFLLIFFLLYKYIIPFVLVKIVQLRNRDIFVLSIITLCFLIAFLTYKVGLSLAFGAFLAGLLISETPFSFESMSNVIPFKIIFTSIFFTSIGMLIDIYFLFSLKNLLFVLFLLVFIFLIKSVVIFFIILFFYRNLRIAFISSLSLFQVGEFSFIVLKNALNLEIIDHYTYQAFLVSSIFTMLLTPFLILKSQNLSDKFVNFINKLNTEKNRNFLSKFFKTSSTEAKEHSSHLDIKDHIIIVGFGINGRNVAKAAQIMDIPYVILEMNIKTVQNEKKSGEPIFYGDATNEALLKHVQIEKAKLLVIVINDFQSTKRIISIAKKLNPNIYIIARTRYVLEVPKLFEIGADEVIPEEFETSIQIFRKILEHYNYSFGEIQFFTEELRISGYDILRREQIKS